A single window of Clostridia bacterium DNA harbors:
- a CDS encoding prolyl oligopeptidase family serine peptidase codes for DDVRCTPEQAEQVFVAMRERNPEVPVRMVLFPGENHDLTRTGRLRSQMRHLEELVAWFRRFLAEGGTDDGRDAG; via the coding sequence CGACGACGTCCGGTGCACGCCCGAGCAGGCGGAGCAGGTCTTCGTCGCCATGCGCGAGCGGAACCCCGAGGTGCCGGTGCGCATGGTGCTCTTCCCGGGGGAGAACCACGACCTCACGCGCACGGGGCGGCTCCGCTCCCAGATGCGCCACCTCGAGGAGCTCGTCGCCTGGTTCCGACGGTTCCTCGCCGAGGGAGGGACGGACGATGG